One window of Quercus robur chromosome 5, dhQueRobu3.1, whole genome shotgun sequence genomic DNA carries:
- the LOC126725969 gene encoding callose synthase 11-like encodes MNLRQRPPLTRGRSIRYGPPPPQQPNVYNIIPIHNLLTDHPSLRYPEVRAAASALRATGDLRKPPFVPWDPNNDLLDWLGIMFGFQKDNVKNQRENLVLHLANSQMRVQPAPTLLDVLEASVLRRFRRKLLQNYTSWCSYLGRKSQVSVSHRRNGTGNAETNSLRRELLYVSLYLLIWGESANLRFTPECICYIFHHMAMELNFVLDEKIDPNTGQSFLPSIYGDCAFLKCVVMPIYDTIKLEVESSRNGTAPHSAWRNYDDINEYFWSRRCFQKLKWPLDLSCNFFATTPKEKRVGKTGFVEQRSFWNVFRSFDKVWVLLILFLQAMIIVAWEDGSTLTALKGRDLQVKLLTVFITWSGLRVLQAVLDAGTQYSLVSKETMWLGVRMTLKFMVALTWMVVFGVFYGRIWSQESSDGNWSAEANRRIVVFLEVVLVFLLPELLALALFIVPWIRNLLEELDWPVIYLLTWWFHTRLFVGRALREGLVNNFKYTVFWILVLASKFTFSYFLQIKPLAAPTKALLKQQNVVYRWHEFFNNTNRVAVVLLWVPVVLIYLMDLQIWYSIYSSLVGATIGLFSHLGEIRNFGQLRLRFQFFANAMQFNFMPEEHPLNPKLTLVKKLRDAIRRLKLRYGLGKPYNKIESSQVETTWFALIWNEIIVTFREEDLINDRELELMELPPNCWNIRVIRWPCVLLCNELLLALSLAIELAKEPDQLLWLRICKSEYRRCAVIEAYDSIKYLLLMIVKDGSDECLIIENLFKEIDKEIQNGKLTVTYKMDVLEKIHAKLISLVELLMQQNKDLSKAVNILQALYELSVREFPKVKKSIEQLREEGLAPRSPATDAGLLFENSVEFPDDDDATLLKTLRRLHTILTSRDSMHYIPRNLEARRRIAFFSNSLFMNMPRAPHVEKMMAFSVLTPYYDEEVLFSLLNLRHENEDGISIMFYLQKIYQDEWDNFLERMQREGVKDDDDLWKTKSRDTRLWASYRGQTLSRTVRGMMYYYRALKMLAFLDSASEVDIEGPGGISSLVSMNLNSGLNGVHSSSRNLNRATSSISLMFKGNEYGSALMKFTYVVACQLYGQHKARGDHRAEEILYLMKHNEALRVAYVDEVHLGREEVEYYSVLVKYDQQLQREVEIYRIRLPGPLKIGEGKPENQNHAIIFTRGDAIQTIDMNQDNCFEEALKMRNLLEEFNNFYGIRKPTILGVRENIFTGSVSSLAWFMSAQETSFVTLGQRVLANPLKVRMHYGHPDVFDRFWFLSRGGISKASKVINISEDIFAGFNCTLRGGNVTHHEYLQVGKGRDVGLNQIAMFEAKVASGNGEQVLSRDMYRLGHRLDFFRMLSVFYTTVGFYFNSMLVVITVYTFLWGRLYLALSGVEAAVMKDTSNNTALGAILNQQFLIQLGLFTALPMIVENSLEHGFLPAVWDFITMQLQLASLFYTFSLGTRTHFFGRTILHGGAKYRATGRGFVVQHKSFAENYRLYARSHFVKGIELGVILIVYSSHSDLPKYTLLFIAMSVSCWFLVVSWIMAPFVFNPSGFDWLNTVYDFDDFMNWLWYRGGVFSQADQSWETWWYEEQDHLRTTGIWGKLLEIILDLRFFFFQYGIVYQLRITHHNTSIAVYLLSWIVMVVALGIYIIISYAGDKYSAKEHIYYRLVQFLVIFLSVLVIVILLKCTRFEFLDLVTSLLAFIPTGWGMILIAQVLRPFLQSTVVWDTVVALARLYDMLFGVIVMASVALLSWMPGFQSMQTRILFNEAFSRGLEISRLLSGKKSN; translated from the coding sequence ATGAACTTAAGGCAGCGTCCCCCACTCACGCGCGGCCGTAGCATCCGTTACGGGCCGCCTCCGCCGCAACAACCAAACGTCTACAACATAATCCCCATCCACAACCTCTTGACTGACCACCCATCTCTCCGGTACCCAGAAGTACGCGCCGCCGCATCAGCCTTACGCGCCACCGGAGACTTGAGGAAACCACCATTCGTTCCATGGGACCCAAACAACGACCTCCTGGACTGGCTTGGGATCATGTTCGGTTTCCAAAAAGACAACGTAAAGAACCAAAGGGAAAACCTGGTCCTCCACTTAGCCAACTCTCAAATGCGAGTCCAACCCGCTCCGACCCTACTGGACGTCCTCGAAGCCAGCGTCCTCCGTCGATTCCGCCGCAAGTTGCTCCAAAACTACACTTCTTGGTGCTCCTACCTCGGCCGGAAATCTCAAGTCTCGGTCTCCCATCGCCGCAACGGCACCGGAAACGCCGAGACGAACAGTCTCCGCCGCGAGCTTCTCTACGTGTCGCTTTATCTCCTAATCTGGGGTGAGTCTGCTAACCTTCGTTTCACTCCTGAGTGTATTTGTTACATATTTCATCACATGGCTATGGAGTTGAACTTTGTTTTAGATGAGAAAATAGACCCCAATACGGGTCAGTCGTTCTTGCCTTCCATATATGGGGATTGTGCGTTTTTGAAGTGTGTGGTAATGCCTATATATGACACAATTAAGCTCGAGGTTGAGAGTAGTAGAAATGGCACGGCCCCGCATTCGGCGTGGCGGAATTACGATGATATCAATGAGTATTTTTGGAGTAGGAGGTGTTTCCAAAAGCTGAAATGGCCTCTCGATTTGTCATGTAATTTCTTCGCTACTACGCCTAAGGAGAAACGGGTTGGGAAGACGGGGTTTGTGGAGCAAAGGTCTTTTTGGAATGTGTTTAGGAGTTTTGATAAGGTGTGGGTGTTGTTGATACTGTTTTTACAGGCTATGATTATAGTTGCCTGGGAAGATGGTTCGACGTTGACTGCGTTGAAGGGTAGGGATTTGCAGGTGAAGTTGTTAACTGTGTTTATCACGTGGAGCGGGCTGAGGGTTTTGCAAGCGGTGCTTGATGCCGGGACTCAGTATAGTTTGGTTTCTAAGGAGACAATGTGGCTTGGGGTTAGGATGACGTTGAAGTTCATGGTGGCATTGACGTGGATGGTGGTGTTTGGGGTGTTCTATGGGAGGATTTGGAGTCAGGAGAGTAGCGATGGGAATTGGTCGGCCGAGGCAAATAGGAGGATTGTTGTTTTTCTTGAGGTTGTTCTGGTTTTCTTGTTGCCAGAGTTGTTGGCATTGGCTTTGTTTATTGTTCCATGGATTCGCAATTTATTGGAGGAATTGGATTGGCCTGTGATCTACTTGCTGACATGGTGGTTTCATACACGATTGTTTGTGGGTCGTGCGTTGAGGGAAGGGCTTGTGAATAATTTCAAGTATACGGTGTTTTGGATCCTTGTATTGGCTTCCAAATTCACTTTCAGTTATTTCCTTCAGATCAAGCCACTGGCTGCCCCAACGAAGGCCCTTTTGAAACAACAGAATGTAGTTTACAGATGGCATGAATTTTTCAATAACACCAACAGAGTAGCAGTTGTGTTGTTGTGGGTTCCTGTGGTGTTGATTTATTTGATGGATTTGCAAATTTGGTATTCGATTTATTCCTCCCTTGTTGGTGCAACAATTGGGCTGTTTTCGCATTTGGGTGAGATCAGAAATTTTGGACAACTAAGGCTTAGGTTTCAGTTTTTTGCTAATGCAATGCAATTTAATTTCATGCCAGAGGAGCATCCGCTAAACCCCAAGCTGACACTGGTGAAGAAGCTTCGTGATGCTATCCGCCGGTTGAAGCTGAGGTACGGACTTGGTAAGCCCTACAATAAGATAGAATCAAGCCAAGTGGAAACTACCTGGTTTGCCTTGATTTGGAATGAGATCATTGTAACTTTCAGGGAAGAAGATCTCATCAATGACCGAGAACTTGAGCTCATGGAATTGCCACCTAATTGTTGGAACATTAGGGTTATTCGATGGCCATGTGTCCTCCTCTGCAATGAGCTGCTGCTTGCTCTCAGTCTGGCAATAGAGTTAGCAAAAGAACCCGACCAGTTGCTTTGGTTGAGGATATGCAAGAGTGAATACCGGCGGTGTGCTGTTATTGAAGCTTATGATAGCATTAAGTATTTGCTTCTTATGATAGTTAAAGATGGCTCGGATGAATGcttaattattgaaaatttattcAAGGAGATAGATAAAGAGATTCAGAATGGAAAGCTCACAGTGACGTACAAGATGGATGTGCTAGAAAAAATTCATGCTAAGCTAATATCACTTGTTGAGCTGCTGATGCAGCAGAATAAAGATCTGAGTAAGGCAGTGAATATACTGCAGGCCTTGTATGAACTTTCCGTCAGAGAATTTCCAAAGGTAAAGAAGTCCATTGAGCAATTGAGAGAGGAAGGTCTGGCACCTCGTAGTCCAGCCACCGATGCAGGGTTGCTTTTTGAGAACTCTGTTGAGTTccctgatgatgatgatgctaccTTACTTAAGACCCTACGTCGTTTGCATACTATTCTTACTTCTAGAGACTCCATGCACTACATCCCAAGGAATCTTGAGGCAAGAAGGCGCATTGCTTTCTTTAGCAATTCACTATTTATGAATATGCCCCGTGCTCCGCATGTTGAAAAAATGATGGCTTTCAGTGTTCTCACGCCTTACTATGATGAAGAAGTTCTTTTCAGCCTATTGAATCTTCGACATGAAAATGAAGATGGCATTTCCATCATGTTTTATTTGCAAAAAATCTATCAAGATGAGTGGGATAATTTTTTGGAGCGGATGCAAAGAGAGGGTGTGAAGGATGACGATGATCTCTGGAAGACAAAGTCAAGGGATACTCGACTTTGGGCATCGTACAGAGGCCAAACTTTGTCCCGCACTGTGAGAGGAATGATGTATTATTATAGGGCTCTTAAGATGCTTGCCTTTCTAGATTCTGCATCTGAGGTGGACATAGAGGGACCAGGAGGTATTTCTTCTCTTGTTTCAATGAACCTAAACAGTGGTTTGAATGGTGTACACTCAAGTTCTCGGAATCTTAACCGAGCAACTAGCAGTATAAGTCTGATGTTTAAAGGAAATGAGTATGGGAGTGCTCTGATGAAATTCACTTATGTGGTCGCCTGCCAGCTGTATGGGCAACATAAGGCGAGGGGAGACCACCGTGCTGAAGAGATATTATATCTGATGAAACACAATGAGGCTCTTAGAGTTGCCTATGTTGATGAGGTTCACTTGGGGAGGGAAGAGGTGGAGTATTACTCAGTTCTTGTGAAATATGATCAGCAGCTGCAAAGGGAGGTGGAGATCTATCGGATCAGGTTGCCTGGGCCCTTGAAGATTGGTGAAGGCAAACCAGAAAATCAAAACCATGCCATAATCTTCACTCGAGGTGATGCAATTCAGACCATTGACATGAACCAAGACAATTGTTTTGAAGAGGCACTCAAGATGCGGAATTTGTTGGAGGAATTCAATAACTTCTATGGTATTAGGAAGCCAACCATTTTGGGAGTTCGTGAGAATATTTTCACTGGTTCAGTATCTTCACTTGCTTGGTTCATGTCTGCTCAGGAGACAAGCTTTGTGACCTTGGGCCAGCGTGTTCTGGCAAACCCGTTGAAGGTCAGAATGCATTATGGTCACCCGGATGTGTTTGACAGGTTCTGGTTCTTGAGTCGGGGTGGAATCAGCAAGGCTTCTAAAGTGATAAATATCAGTGAGGATATATTTGCTGGCTTCAATTGCACTCTGCGAGGGGGCAATGTGACACACCATGAATATTTACAGGTTGGTAAGGGAAGGGATGTTGGGTTAAATCAGATAGCAATGTTTGAGGCCAAGGTTGCCAGCGGCAATGGTGAGCAGGTTTTGAGCAGAGATATGTATCGATTGGGTCATAGATTGGACTTCTTCCGAATGCTTTCAGTTTTCTACACAACAGTTGGGTTCTACTTCAATTCAATGTTGGTAGTAATTACTGTTTATACATTTTTGTGGGGCCGCCTTTATCTTGCCCTCAGTGGTGTTGAAGCAGCAGTGATGAAAGATACTAGCAACAATACAGCCCTTGGTGCAATCCTTAATCAGCAGTTTCTCATCCAGCTCGGTCTCTTTACTGCTCTCCCTATGATTGTGGAGAACTCTCTTGAGCATGGGTTCCTTCCAGCAGTTTGGGACTTCATAACGATGCAACTTCAGCTGGCCTCACTTTTTTACACATTCTCATTGGGAACTCGTACCCATTTCTTTGGCCGGACTATACTTCATGGTGGTGCAAAGTATCGAGCCACTGGTCGTGGTTTTGTGGTGCAGCACAAGAGCTTTGCTGAAAACTATCGACTCTATGCTCGCAGCCATTTTGTGAAGGGAATTGAGCTTGGGGTTATTTTAATTGTGTATTCTTCTCATAGTGACTTGCCTAAGTATACTCTTCTTTTTATAGCCATGTCAGTATCTTGCTGGTTTCTTGTTGTGTCGTGGATAATGGCCCCTTTTGTATTTAATCCTTCTGGATTTGATTGGCTGAATACTGTGTATGATTTTGATGATTTTATGAATTGGTTATGGTATAGAGGTGGGGTGTTTTCCCAAGCAGATCAAAGCTGGGAAACATGGTGGTATGAGGAACAGGACCATCTAAGAACGACCGGTATTTGGGGCAAACTCTTGGAGATTATTTTAGATCTtcgtttcttcttcttccagtATGGCATTGTGTATCAGCTCCGTATTACTCATCATAATACAAGTATAGCCGTTTATTTACTATCTTGGATAGTCATGGTTGTGGCTCTTGGGATTTACATCATCATATCATATGCCGGGGACAAGTATTCCGCAAAAGAGCATATTTACTACCGACTTGTTCAGTTCCTTGTCATTTTCCTTTCAGTACTTGTGATTGTTATATTGCTGAAGTGCACTAGGTTCGAGTTTCTTGATCTTGTGACAAGCCTCTTGGCATTCATCCCCACAGGTTGGGGTATGATATTGATAGCTCAGGTACTTAGACCCTTTCTGCAGTCCACTGTGGTGTGGGATACTGTGGTTGCCTTGGCCCGGCTGTATGACATGCTGTTTGGGGTGATTGTCATGGCTTCTGTGGCATTGCTGTCATGGATGCCTGGATTCCAGTCAATGCAAACAAGGATCCTGTTCAATGAAGCATTCAGCAGGGGCCTCGAGATATCTCGTCTTCTTTCTGGGAAAAAGTCTAACTGA
- the LOC126725970 gene encoding uncharacterized protein LOC126725970 isoform X1, with translation MDSLISISFPKSQINPSKPHKSPITPFLFLFLLLTTTTTAAAALRPSRNPKPKIPYAQYCNDVVPKPTLSSHSHNFSTSHSDFLPFRFGYFSGGGDRIFNRTGSDTPKSLSLSSLYSQKTASDGVFKVRASLYIRNPVVYSVSGRPKYRSLLRIRYRGPRVFGRFDDVVFSLKGYWSESTGKLCMVGSGSRYVDLKHFEVVLKLNYPKNSSIYGSLIGGTLESLNVKEGDSKSDYFEPIKILGLSQNPNYEYSLVEKLNGSDCLSGNGGRDSNTNNTNTNINLSLSKLDGGVCFVLNGRTSVYELEYGSDCGNVNCNPFGGSIGYLPDRIVYQGLRCEQRRKMQMLLGFPNSSYSGSGTQFHFDPNATLIAEGAWDDTENRFCGVACRILNVSESWSNAFVGDCSIGFTLRFPAVMSLRNQSSVVGEIWSKKDVNDSGYFGKIGFQSYWERSIDPQGLKYEYTEIESVRKFCAQGKTVRGKGKSYPDGYSPDMRFDMSVRNNDGKVAQGYSSPLFVGDSLYARQYYGRPLVLAVPRMTEPAAVHLTSNHSRMLNISYKMSFRPPPDFRFGGDASSKVLISAEGIYDRDTGFLCMIGCWHLQPNNQNLIKNGSLDCEIRINVQFPPFNAEHGEIVKGTIESTRAKSDPLYFESLQLSSNSITTTQAKESIWRMDLEITMVLISNTLACVFVGLQLFYVKKQPHVLPFISIVMLIVLTLGHMIPLLLNFEALFVANHNPTNFFLGSGGWLEVNEVIVRVITMVAFLLQLRLLQLTWSARKGDGSQKGWWDSDRKVLYVTLPIYIAGGFFAWFVHQWKNSYQRPLGSFQEPRLQGYHLHALQLLSYQQHSFWEDLKSYAGLLLNGFLLPQILFNLFFNSGEKALASSFYVGTTIVRLMPHAYDLYRAHSSTWYLDLSYIYANHRMDFYSTAWDIIIPCGGLLFAVLMFLQQQFGGRCILPKRFRESSVYEKLPVISNDEL, from the coding sequence ATGGActctttaatttcaatttcatttccCAAATCCCAAATAAACCCTTCAAAACCCCACAAATCCCCAATCACTCCCTTCCTCTTCTTATTCCTCCTCctcactaccaccaccaccgccgccgccgctTTGAGACCAAGCCGAAATCCGAAACCCAAAATCCCCTACGCCCAGTACTGCAACGACGTCGTTCCCAAGCCCACTTTATCCTCCCACTCCCACAACTTCTCCACCTCCCACTCCGATTTCCTCCCCTTCCGATTCGGATATTTCTCCGGGGGCGGCGACCGAATTTTCAACCGAACCGGATCCGATACCCCGAAATCTCTCTCCCTCAGCTCGTTATATTCCCAAAAGACCGCTTCTGATGGCGTTTTCAAGGTCAGAGCATCGCTGTATATCCGAAACCCGGTCGTGTACTCTGTTTCCGGCAGGCCGAAATATCGGAGCTTGCTACGTATTAGGTATCGGGGACCGAGAGTGTTCGGTCGGTTTGACGATGTGGTTTTTTCGCTTAAAGGGTATTGGTCAGAATCTACTGGAAAGCTCTGTATGGTTGGATCGGGGTCGAGGTACGTTGATTTGAAGCATTTTGAAGTTGTTCTTAAGCTTAACTATCCTAAGAATTCTAGTATTTATGGTAGTTTAATTGGTGGTACATTAGAGAGTTTGAATGTTAAGGAGGGTGATTCTAAATCTGATTACTTTGAACCAATTAAGATATTGGGTTTGTCTCAGAATCCCAATTAtgaatattcattggttgaaaAATTGAATGGGAGTGATTGTTTGAGTGGAAATGGTGGGAGAGATAGTAATACCAACAATACTAACACTAATATTAATTTGTCTCTAAGCAAATTGGACGGTGGTGTTTGTTTCGTGCTCAATGGACGGACTAGTGTTTATGAATTGGAATATGGGAGTGATTGTGGTAATGTGAATTGCAACCCTTTTGGTGGGAGTATTGGGTATTTGCCTGATAGGATTGTTTATCAGGGGCTTCGGTGTGAGCAGCGCAGAAAGATGCAGATGTTGTTGGGTTTTCCTAACTCTAGTTATAGTGGTAGTGGTACTCAATTTCATTTTGATCCTAATGCGACTTTGATTGCTGAGGGCGCTTGGGATGATACAGAGAATCGGTTTTGTGGTGTTGCGTGCAGAATTTTGAATGTTTCGGAGTCTTGGTCTAATGCTTTTGTTGGAGATTGCTCGATTGGTTTTACTTTGAGATTTCCTGCAGTTATGTCATTAAGGAATCAGAGTAGTGTTGTGGGGGAAATTTGGAGCAAGAAGGATGTGAATGATTCAGGTTACTTTGGGAAAATTGGGTTTCAGAGTTATTGGGAAAGATCGATTGACCCCCAAGGTCTTAAATATGAGTATACTGAGATTGAGTCTGTAAGAAAGTTTTGTGCACAAGGGAAGACTGTTAGGGGCAAGGGAAAGTCATATCCCGATGGGTATTCACCCGACATGAGATTTGATATGTCAGTGAGAAACAATGATGGAAAAGTAGCACAAGGTTACTCATCCCCGCTATTTGTGGGAGATTCACTTTATGCACGACAGTATTATGGGCGGCCACTTGTGCTGGCAGTGCCGAGAATGACAGAGCCTGCTGCAGTTCACCTGACAAGCAACCATAGCAGAATGCTGAATATAAGTTACAAGATGAGCTTCAGACCTCCACCTGATTTTAGATTTGGTGGTGATGCTTCATCCAAAGTTCTTATTTCTGCTGAAGGAATATATGATAGAGATACTGGTTTCCTGTGCATGATAGGATGTTGGCATCTTCAACCAAACAatcaaaatttgattaaaaatggTTCATTGGACTGTGAAATAAGGATTAATGTTCAATTTCCTCCGTTTAATGCAGAGCATGGTGAAATTGTCAAGGGAACTATTGAAAGCACACGAGCAAAGTCAGATCCTCTTTACTTTGAAAGTCTTCAATTGTCTTCAAATTCGATAACCACTACCCAAGCTAAAGAATCCATTTGGAGAATGGACCTCGAGATTACCATGGTTTTGATATCTAATACTCTGGCATGTGTTTTTGTTGGCTTGCAGCTTTTTTACGTGAAAAAGCAGCCACATGTTCTTCCCTTCATTTCCATTGTGATGCTCATTGTTCTTACACTGGGACACATGATACCCCTGCTGTTGAACTTTGAAGCCTTGTTTGTGGCTAACCATAacccaacaaatttttttcttgggaGTGGTGGATGGCTTGAAGTGAATGAAGTAATAGTAAGGGTGATAACAATGGTAGCTTTCCTTTTGCAGTTACGTCTTCTCCAACTGACTTGGTCTGCAAGAAAAGGCGATGGAAGCCAGAAGGGGTGGTGGGATTCTGATAGAAAGGTTCTATATGTGACTTTACCAATATATATAGCTGGTGGTTTTTTTGCTTGGTTTGTGCACCAATGGAAGAATTCTTACCAGAGGCCATTAGGGTCATTTCAAGAACCACGACTCCAGGGTTATCATCTGCATGCTCTCCAGCTGCTATCCTACCAGCAGCATTCTTTCTGGGAGGACCTCAAATCTTATGCTGGTTTGCTCTTAAATGGTTTTCTACTCCCACAAATATTGTTCAACCTATTCTTTAACTCAGGTGAAAAGGCTCTTGCCTCTTCCTTTTATGTTGGAACCACCATTGTTCGGCTAATGCCCCATGCTTATGATCTTTACAGGGCTCACAGTTCTACATGGTACCTTGATTTATCATACATTTATGCAAACCATAGAATGGATTTTTATTCCACTGCATGGGACATCATCATCCCTTGTGGTGGTCTGCTATTTGCTGTGCTCATGTTCTTGCAGCAACAATTTGGGGGCCGTTGCATTCTTCCCAAGAGGTTTAGAGAGAGCTCTGTTTACGAGAAATTACCTGTAATTAGCAATGACGAATTGTAA
- the LOC126725970 gene encoding uncharacterized protein LOC126725970 isoform X2, protein MDSLISISFPKSQINPSKPHKSPITPFLFLFLLLTTTTTAAAALRPSRNPKPKIPYAQYCNDVVPKPTLSSHSHNFSTSHSDFLPFRFGYFSGGGDRIFNRTGSDTPKSLSLSSLYSQKTASDGVFKVRASLYIRNPVVYSVSGRPKYRSLLRIRYRGPRVFGRFDDVVFSLKGYWSESTGKLCMVGSGSRYVDLKHFEVVLKLNYPKNSSIYGSLIGGTLESLNVKEGDSKSDYFEPIKILGLSQNPNYEYSLVEKLNGSDCLSGNGGRDSNTNNTNTNINLSLSKLDGGVCFVLNGRTSVYELEYGSDCGNVNCNPFGGSIGYLPDRIVYQGLRCEQRRKMQMLLGFPNSSYSGSGTQFHFDPNATLIAEGAWDDTENRFCGVACRILNVSESWSNAFVGDCSIGFTLRFPAVMSLRNQSSVVGEIWSKKDVNDSGYFGKIGFQSYWERSIDPQGLKYEYTEIESVRKFCAQGKTVRGKGKSYPDGYSPDMRFDMSVRNNDGKVAQGYSSPLFVGDSLYARQYYGRPLVLAVPRMTEPAAVHLTSNHSRMLNISYKMSFRPPPDFRFGGDASSKVLISAEGIYDRDTGFLCMIGCWHLQPNNQNLIKNGSLDCEIRINVQFPPFNAEHGEIVKGTIESTRAKSDPLYFESLQLSSNSITTTQAKESIWRMDLEITMVLISNTLACVFVGLQLFYVKKQPHVLPFISIVMLIVLTLGHMIPLLLNFEALFVANHNPTNFFLGSGGWLEVNEVIVRVITMVAFLLQLRLLQLTWSARKGDGSQKGWWDSDRKVLYVTLPIYIAGGFFAWFVHQWKNSYQRPLGSFQEPRLQGYHLHALQLLSYQQHSFWEDLKSYAGLLLNGFLLPQILFNLFFNSGLTVLHGTLIYHTFMQTIEWIFIPLHGTSSSLVVVCYLLCSCSCSNNLGAVAFFPRGLERALFTRNYL, encoded by the exons ATGGActctttaatttcaatttcatttccCAAATCCCAAATAAACCCTTCAAAACCCCACAAATCCCCAATCACTCCCTTCCTCTTCTTATTCCTCCTCctcactaccaccaccaccgccgccgccgctTTGAGACCAAGCCGAAATCCGAAACCCAAAATCCCCTACGCCCAGTACTGCAACGACGTCGTTCCCAAGCCCACTTTATCCTCCCACTCCCACAACTTCTCCACCTCCCACTCCGATTTCCTCCCCTTCCGATTCGGATATTTCTCCGGGGGCGGCGACCGAATTTTCAACCGAACCGGATCCGATACCCCGAAATCTCTCTCCCTCAGCTCGTTATATTCCCAAAAGACCGCTTCTGATGGCGTTTTCAAGGTCAGAGCATCGCTGTATATCCGAAACCCGGTCGTGTACTCTGTTTCCGGCAGGCCGAAATATCGGAGCTTGCTACGTATTAGGTATCGGGGACCGAGAGTGTTCGGTCGGTTTGACGATGTGGTTTTTTCGCTTAAAGGGTATTGGTCAGAATCTACTGGAAAGCTCTGTATGGTTGGATCGGGGTCGAGGTACGTTGATTTGAAGCATTTTGAAGTTGTTCTTAAGCTTAACTATCCTAAGAATTCTAGTATTTATGGTAGTTTAATTGGTGGTACATTAGAGAGTTTGAATGTTAAGGAGGGTGATTCTAAATCTGATTACTTTGAACCAATTAAGATATTGGGTTTGTCTCAGAATCCCAATTAtgaatattcattggttgaaaAATTGAATGGGAGTGATTGTTTGAGTGGAAATGGTGGGAGAGATAGTAATACCAACAATACTAACACTAATATTAATTTGTCTCTAAGCAAATTGGACGGTGGTGTTTGTTTCGTGCTCAATGGACGGACTAGTGTTTATGAATTGGAATATGGGAGTGATTGTGGTAATGTGAATTGCAACCCTTTTGGTGGGAGTATTGGGTATTTGCCTGATAGGATTGTTTATCAGGGGCTTCGGTGTGAGCAGCGCAGAAAGATGCAGATGTTGTTGGGTTTTCCTAACTCTAGTTATAGTGGTAGTGGTACTCAATTTCATTTTGATCCTAATGCGACTTTGATTGCTGAGGGCGCTTGGGATGATACAGAGAATCGGTTTTGTGGTGTTGCGTGCAGAATTTTGAATGTTTCGGAGTCTTGGTCTAATGCTTTTGTTGGAGATTGCTCGATTGGTTTTACTTTGAGATTTCCTGCAGTTATGTCATTAAGGAATCAGAGTAGTGTTGTGGGGGAAATTTGGAGCAAGAAGGATGTGAATGATTCAGGTTACTTTGGGAAAATTGGGTTTCAGAGTTATTGGGAAAGATCGATTGACCCCCAAGGTCTTAAATATGAGTATACTGAGATTGAGTCTGTAAGAAAGTTTTGTGCACAAGGGAAGACTGTTAGGGGCAAGGGAAAGTCATATCCCGATGGGTATTCACCCGACATGAGATTTGATATGTCAGTGAGAAACAATGATGGAAAAGTAGCACAAGGTTACTCATCCCCGCTATTTGTGGGAGATTCACTTTATGCACGACAGTATTATGGGCGGCCACTTGTGCTGGCAGTGCCGAGAATGACAGAGCCTGCTGCAGTTCACCTGACAAGCAACCATAGCAGAATGCTGAATATAAGTTACAAGATGAGCTTCAGACCTCCACCTGATTTTAGATTTGGTGGTGATGCTTCATCCAAAGTTCTTATTTCTGCTGAAGGAATATATGATAGAGATACTGGTTTCCTGTGCATGATAGGATGTTGGCATCTTCAACCAAACAatcaaaatttgattaaaaatggTTCATTGGACTGTGAAATAAGGATTAATGTTCAATTTCCTCCGTTTAATGCAGAGCATGGTGAAATTGTCAAGGGAACTATTGAAAGCACACGAGCAAAGTCAGATCCTCTTTACTTTGAAAGTCTTCAATTGTCTTCAAATTCGATAACCACTACCCAAGCTAAAGAATCCATTTGGAGAATGGACCTCGAGATTACCATGGTTTTGATATCTAATACTCTGGCATGTGTTTTTGTTGGCTTGCAGCTTTTTTACGTGAAAAAGCAGCCACATGTTCTTCCCTTCATTTCCATTGTGATGCTCATTGTTCTTACACTGGGACACATGATACCCCTGCTGTTGAACTTTGAAGCCTTGTTTGTGGCTAACCATAacccaacaaatttttttcttgggaGTGGTGGATGGCTTGAAGTGAATGAAGTAATAGTAAGGGTGATAACAATGGTAGCTTTCCTTTTGCAGTTACGTCTTCTCCAACTGACTTGGTCTGCAAGAAAAGGCGATGGAAGCCAGAAGGGGTGGTGGGATTCTGATAGAAAGGTTCTATATGTGACTTTACCAATATATATAGCTGGTGGTTTTTTTGCTTGGTTTGTGCACCAATGGAAGAATTCTTACCAGAGGCCATTAGGGTCATTTCAAGAACCACGACTCCAGGGTTATCATCTGCATGCTCTCCAGCTGCTATCCTACCAGCAGCATTCTTTCTGGGAGGACCTCAAATCTTATGCTGGTTTGCTCTTAAATGGTTTTCTACTCCCACAAATATTGTTCAACCTATTCTTTAACTCAG GGCTCACAGTTCTACATGGTACCTTGATTTATCATACATTTATGCAAACCATAGAATGGATTTTTATTCCACTGCATGGGACATCATCATCCCTTGTGGTGGTCTGCTATTTGCTGTGCTCATGTTCTTGCAGCAACAATTTGGGGGCCGTTGCATTCTTCCCAAGAGGTTTAGAGAGAGCTCTGTTTACGAGAAATTACCTGTAA